Genomic segment of Euhalothece natronophila Z-M001:
GATGTTTTTTTAAGGTAACTAAATACCAGTAAACTTTCTTGAGATCAGCTTCAGAAAGATGATCAATTTCTTTTTTTAGATCGTCTTTTGTAATCATAGTTTGTTGGATTTTTTTCAAAAGCTAACACCTACATTTTATCGTAATGGAATTGTAAAAGCCCCCAAATTGAGGGTAAAATTAAATTAATTAAGGATAAACCTGGATTGAGTCATTGGGTAAGGCTTGAATAAATCGATCGCGCTGGGGATGTCCCGCACCAAACACACTAACTACTTGATAGGGGTCATCATCATCTGGGAAATTAGACTGAATCCAAACATAAGAGGGAATCCCTAATTTTCCCCCAACATTTTTATTACCGCGACGAGTAAAATTGTTATAGCCTTTGTAATGATCACTACTATAAAGCAACCCTAAGCCTTGTCCAATAACCTTATGTTGGTGTCCTTCACTGTTCCAATTGTTAACCGCTTCTGGATATTTTAAGCCTGGGGAAGGGACAAGATAAATGATAGCATCATTATTGTTGAGAACATCCTGACAGCGTCGTTTTACAGTTTTCCCCTTCTCTTGAACGTCAATAATTAGCGGATGATGATCGGGGGGTTGTGCTGAATAAACAGCTTTAAAACTATCTAAAGTATCTTCAATCAACTCAGACCATTCCACTTCATCACAGGGAAGAATCTGATCGGGAAATTTCCACAGACACCCTCTTAATCTTCCATTATTCCAATGAAGCGGACGACGGGAACCGCGACCAATTCCCCCTAAATGAGAGGCTAATAATAAGGTCTGTTCAATCGCTTTATGGTGTTTCTCTGTCTTCGCCTCAATCAAGATGTTTCCCTGACAGAAATAAGGATTATTCCTGTTTCCCATGTCTTCTTCAGTTAGTTCCACCCCTAAACGAAAACTTCCCTCTTGACTAAGTTGACCGAATAGTTCATTCTCAAATTCTTGGGCAGTTTGATTATTATAAAGTCCTAGCGCGATCGCGCGAAACCAATATCTCAAAATCCCTCTTAACGCAACTGGACGAAACGTTTTATCTTGATTCGACGCGCCAAACATTCCTTGAGAATAAAACTGGAAATGATGAGTGGAACTATGGGGTAAATTTCCTTTTACTGTTGT
This window contains:
- a CDS encoding RAMP superfamily CRISPR-associated protein, producing the protein MVNPLQELNSKNFETDQDRNQSLESVANAEGKCGKVYQQLTQKTENLADETLKVTFSWRVRVGGMRGFQELLLPVFHPVYGVPYIPSSSLKGALLAQAKKHAKNEEISLAEVKRILGDIDQGIGTVQILDAFPTEPCLSVDMANPQWSWKDNQVQYNPVPHPLLSMEEPEILIGLVSTSRGRYQQQKNDDLQTVKGWLKQALHAGIGSRVSAGYGRTTVKGNLPHSSTHHFQFYSQGMFGASNQDKTFRPVALRGILRYWFRAIALGLYNNQTAQEFENELFGQLSQEGSFRLGVELTEEDMGNRNNPYFCQGNILIEAKTEKHHKAIEQTLLLASHLGGIGRGSRRPLHWNNGRLRGCLWKFPDQILPCDEVEWSELIEDTLDSFKAVYSAQPPDHHPLIIDVQEKGKTVKRRCQDVLNNNDAIIYLVPSPGLKYPEAVNNWNSEGHQHKVIGQGLGLLYSSDHYKGYNNFTRRGNKNVGGKLGIPSYVWIQSNFPDDDDPYQVVSVFGAGHPQRDRFIQALPNDSIQVYP